One stretch of Candidatus Glassbacteria bacterium DNA includes these proteins:
- a CDS encoding bifunctional homocysteine S-methyltransferase/methylenetetrahydrofolate reductase — translation MASRIPFRQALKDQVLVVDGAMGTQIYAHGVHLSRCFDEINLSNPYLISKIHHDYIDAGARVIETNTFGASRVKLDRYTLGDRIGEVIAAGCKLALDAARDTGVWVYVAGSIGPLGLRLDHKEGISAAEAGEAFEEQAGLLLENGVDLLILETFGDPAELELALASARKASSDLPVVVSAVFDEKVLVQGRTPEELLKMLLPHKPDAAGLNCRLSIDRMLPVLERMHRAAGIPLIAMADAGQSRVVEDRDIYISTPEFVAEHARRAIQGAGVKMIGGCCGTNPAHIRAIAATVRMLQPGAGKIVVTERAVGGDGGPKVELTPWQEKTPFAAKLAAGKFVSSVEIRPPRGLDDSGITGALAGLAAAGVDAMNIPDGPRATARMHPVHIASRLNTEPDRIEVIVHYTCRDRNLLGMQADLLGAWKLGQRNILAVTGDPPKLGDYPDATAVFDVDSIGLIGILNRLNHGEDLAGRPLGEPTCFLIGAGCNPAAIDPGREVERLWAKIEAGAEYVFTQPVFEQELLDSFLHKAGKLPVPVLAGYYPLYSFNNAEFLHNEVPGMTIPDHVRARMKAAKSKEAARRTGVEIAREALESIHTRVQGAYIMPPFDKWELAVAVLEGFIDKPAAAAVKQEAANE, via the coding sequence TGGCGAGCAGGATACCGTTCAGGCAGGCGTTGAAAGACCAGGTTCTGGTTGTTGACGGGGCGATGGGGACGCAGATTTACGCCCACGGGGTGCATCTCAGCCGCTGTTTCGACGAGATAAACCTGTCGAACCCCTACCTGATCAGCAAGATCCACCACGATTATATCGATGCCGGGGCGCGGGTGATCGAGACCAATACGTTCGGTGCCAGCCGGGTCAAGCTCGACCGTTACACCCTGGGCGACAGGATCGGCGAGGTGATCGCCGCCGGCTGCAAGCTGGCGCTCGACGCCGCCAGGGACACCGGGGTCTGGGTCTACGTGGCCGGCTCGATAGGTCCCCTCGGCTTGCGCCTGGACCACAAGGAGGGTATCTCCGCGGCCGAGGCCGGCGAGGCTTTCGAAGAGCAGGCGGGCCTGCTGCTTGAGAACGGGGTCGATCTGCTGATACTCGAAACATTTGGTGACCCGGCAGAACTTGAGTTGGCCCTGGCTTCGGCGCGAAAAGCGAGCAGTGATTTACCGGTGGTCGTCAGCGCGGTGTTCGACGAAAAAGTGCTGGTGCAGGGCCGCACCCCGGAAGAGTTGCTAAAGATGCTGCTGCCCCACAAACCCGACGCGGCGGGGCTCAACTGCCGCCTCAGTATCGACAGGATGCTGCCGGTCCTGGAGCGGATGCACCGGGCGGCCGGGATCCCGCTGATCGCCATGGCCGACGCCGGCCAGAGCAGGGTGGTCGAGGACCGGGATATCTATATCAGCACCCCGGAGTTCGTGGCCGAGCATGCCCGCCGCGCGATCCAGGGCGCGGGCGTGAAAATGATCGGCGGTTGCTGCGGCACCAATCCCGCCCATATCCGGGCGATCGCAGCCACGGTGCGGATGCTCCAGCCGGGCGCGGGCAAGATCGTGGTCACCGAACGCGCCGTCGGAGGTGACGGCGGCCCGAAAGTAGAACTTACTCCCTGGCAGGAGAAAACCCCGTTTGCGGCCAAGCTGGCCGCAGGGAAATTTGTCAGCAGCGTGGAGATCAGGCCGCCCAGGGGGCTTGACGACAGCGGGATCACCGGGGCGCTCGCGGGCCTGGCCGCGGCGGGAGTGGATGCGATGAATATCCCCGACGGTCCCCGCGCTACCGCACGCATGCACCCGGTGCATATCGCCAGCCGGCTCAACACCGAGCCGGACAGGATCGAGGTGATAGTCCACTACACTTGCCGCGACCGCAACCTGCTGGGCATGCAGGCCGACCTGCTGGGCGCCTGGAAACTCGGTCAGCGCAATATCCTGGCGGTCACCGGCGATCCGCCCAAGCTGGGCGATTACCCGGACGCCACCGCCGTGTTCGATGTGGATTCTATCGGGCTGATCGGCATCCTCAACCGGCTTAACCACGGCGAGGACCTGGCCGGCCGTCCCCTCGGTGAGCCGACCTGTTTCCTGATCGGTGCGGGCTGCAACCCGGCCGCAATTGATCCGGGCAGGGAGGTCGAGCGGCTGTGGGCCAAAATCGAAGCCGGGGCGGAGTACGTGTTCACCCAGCCGGTGTTCGAGCAGGAGCTGCTGGACAGTTTCCTGCACAAAGCCGGCAAGCTGCCCGTGCCCGTGCTGGCCGGCTACTACCCGCTCTACAGCTTCAACAACGCCGAGTTCCTGCACAACGAGGTGCCGGGGATGACGATCCCGGACCATGTCCGCGCCCGGATGAAAGCGGCAAAGTCCAAGGAAGCGGCCCGGCGGACCGGGGTGGAGATCGCCCGCGAGGCCCTGGAGTCGATTCACACCCGGGTGCAGGGCGCTTATATCATGCCCCCGTTCGACAAGTGGGAGCTGGCCGTGGCCGTGCTGGAGGGCTTTATCGACAAGCCGGCCGCGGCCGCGGTGAAACAGGAGGCGGCCAATGAGTAA
- a CDS encoding cupin domain-containing protein translates to MSKIETKKMTPEEARKLGIDSWSRWECGPSTFDWCYPDTETAYVFEGDVIVTTPDGETHITGGMLVTFPAGLSCTWEVREKISKVYTFGLSEK, encoded by the coding sequence ATGAGTAAAATCGAAACGAAAAAAATGACGCCCGAAGAGGCCCGCAAGCTGGGGATCGACTCCTGGAGCCGCTGGGAATGCGGGCCGTCGACTTTCGACTGGTGCTACCCCGACACGGAAACCGCCTACGTGTTCGAGGGCGACGTGATTGTCACCACGCCGGATGGGGAGACTCATATCACCGGCGGAATGCTGGTCACGTTCCCGGCGGGCCTGAGCTGCACCTGGGAGGTGCGGGAGAAGATCAGCAAGGTGTATACGTTCGGTTTAAGCGAAAAATAA
- the smc gene encoding chromosome segregation protein SMC, producing MHQRFPITHRKAQAMRLRSVEINGFKSFSSKVTLQFPTGITAIVGPNGCGKTNVIESIRWVLGEQNARALRGERMEEVIFNGTAQKKPLGMAEVRLNFDDPERTMGLEGEEFTIGRQIFRSGESNYMINRNPCLLKDVQDLFMDTGMGSNAYSMIEQKMVEAILSERAEERRFLFEEAAGIQKYKQRRRFAMRKLEATEGDLQRIEDIVGEVQRSVNSLGRQVSKARRYKKLSGKLRRVAVTLACDELARLGKEEEPLSARLEELRDRIAGLSAREATLAARSEELHANINHRRNEAEQVFSALGELNRKIREAEDEQTVIGEKKIAGRQWIEESGGRLESLRENIDKRTQELEEHSARLEALRREVAVCEEEHAVARRRAVEKREQTEAARSRLAAIQAERESLMQRVAASGSKAEALADAAAYEQNRAASAKERAAELETQLAEAVKKLEDARKLEQGTVENLKAGRAAIDEKAGELDRLRGEIDSLKEKLSAAGVRRDRLSAESELLERLQREMEGFGEGVRELLSGNSSPEGLETVAAEVFTTDSRYECAVEAALGMRLQSIITRDTDAMLQAIGKLRDSGGGVATFISRDLVNGYRGNGLRPAGEVVAFCEEVVSCDPAYEFLRKLLFGGVAIVENLEAAIALQKQNDKPLHLVTLNGETIQDYAVSGGDVSGKQAGTALLTRKRRIEEIEAELATALAEVEQLQSDLDAGQDTCRQAVEERDRLGQQRAELEEELGRLRSESTRLELDAGAVRTEGDSAAGQATQALEKSSQLAAERSDLLEKGKAAQTELASYEQKIEDSRSSVESAEQVRQEDGENLQEVGMRLTERRTRLGELENSYSLLEREHRTASGESERLEQELAGRHELLAQLDAREEELKAQLDESFGRRQGLLKERDAHEQGLSGLQAEIGEIDGTLNSIRREREQANEDRHQRELELERINSRRSSITERVHDNFGLAMDNLPVDFEYFPNEEEAAGQETADAGLVEELQEKVRKLGPVNVLAIEEYDQEKERLDFLTRQRDDLVSARSSLLKLIEEINRTARERFLDTFAKVQNNFQDIFTSLFEGGQAHISLADEDDPLESPIEVIARPRGKKMLGLNLLSGGEKALTALALLFAIYTVKPSPFCILDEADAPLDDANIDRFLTIIRRYARNTQFIIVTHNKRTMEFADCLYGVTMQDAGVSKVVSVSLSQVGEGGRIEQPEHQPVG from the coding sequence ATGCACCAGCGGTTCCCGATAACCCACAGGAAAGCGCAGGCCATGAGACTCCGCTCTGTCGAAATTAACGGCTTCAAATCGTTCTCTAGCAAGGTCACTCTCCAGTTCCCGACCGGGATTACCGCTATTGTCGGGCCCAACGGCTGCGGCAAGACCAACGTGATCGAATCGATCCGCTGGGTGCTGGGTGAGCAGAACGCCAGGGCCCTGCGCGGCGAGCGGATGGAAGAGGTGATCTTCAACGGAACCGCCCAGAAAAAACCGCTGGGGATGGCCGAGGTGCGACTTAATTTCGACGACCCCGAGCGGACGATGGGCCTGGAGGGCGAGGAATTCACGATCGGCCGCCAGATTTTCCGCTCCGGCGAGAGCAACTATATGATCAACAGGAATCCCTGCCTTCTCAAGGACGTCCAGGACCTGTTCATGGACACCGGCATGGGCAGCAACGCCTACTCGATGATCGAGCAGAAGATGGTCGAGGCGATCCTCTCGGAACGCGCCGAGGAACGCCGCTTCCTGTTCGAGGAGGCCGCCGGGATCCAGAAATACAAGCAGCGCCGCCGGTTCGCGATGCGCAAGCTCGAGGCCACCGAGGGCGACCTGCAGCGGATCGAGGACATTGTCGGCGAGGTCCAGCGCTCGGTCAACAGCCTGGGACGCCAGGTCAGCAAGGCCCGCCGGTATAAGAAACTGAGCGGGAAACTGCGCCGGGTGGCGGTGACCCTGGCCTGCGATGAGCTGGCGCGTCTCGGCAAGGAAGAGGAACCGCTGTCCGCCCGCCTGGAAGAACTCCGCGACCGGATTGCCGGCCTCAGCGCCCGCGAGGCTACCCTGGCAGCGCGCAGCGAGGAACTCCACGCCAATATCAACCACCGCCGCAACGAGGCGGAACAGGTGTTCTCAGCCCTCGGCGAGTTGAACCGGAAAATCCGGGAGGCCGAGGACGAGCAGACCGTGATCGGCGAGAAGAAAATCGCCGGACGTCAGTGGATCGAGGAGAGCGGCGGCAGGCTCGAAAGCTTGCGGGAAAATATCGACAAGCGCACTCAAGAACTCGAGGAGCACTCCGCCCGTCTGGAGGCACTCCGCCGCGAGGTGGCAGTCTGTGAGGAAGAGCACGCCGTGGCCCGTCGCCGGGCCGTGGAAAAACGCGAGCAGACCGAGGCGGCCCGCAGCCGGCTGGCCGCGATCCAGGCCGAACGTGAGAGTCTGATGCAGCGCGTGGCGGCCTCCGGCAGCAAGGCAGAGGCCCTGGCCGATGCCGCCGCCTACGAGCAGAACCGCGCTGCGAGCGCGAAAGAGCGTGCGGCGGAACTTGAAACGCAGTTGGCCGAGGCGGTAAAAAAACTCGAAGACGCGCGCAAGTTGGAGCAGGGGACCGTCGAAAACCTGAAAGCCGGCAGGGCCGCAATCGATGAGAAGGCCGGGGAACTGGACCGGCTGCGCGGGGAAATCGATTCCCTCAAAGAGAAGCTGTCCGCGGCCGGGGTCCGTCGCGACCGCCTGAGCGCCGAGAGTGAACTGCTCGAGCGTCTGCAGCGGGAGATGGAGGGGTTCGGCGAGGGTGTGCGGGAACTGCTGTCCGGCAACAGCAGTCCCGAGGGTCTGGAAACGGTCGCCGCCGAGGTGTTCACCACCGATTCCCGCTACGAGTGCGCCGTCGAGGCGGCGCTGGGAATGCGCCTGCAGAGTATTATCACCCGTGACACCGATGCCATGCTGCAGGCTATCGGTAAGCTCCGCGACTCGGGCGGCGGCGTGGCCACGTTTATCAGCCGCGACCTGGTCAACGGTTACCGGGGCAACGGCCTGCGTCCGGCTGGAGAAGTGGTGGCATTCTGCGAGGAAGTTGTCAGTTGCGATCCCGCCTACGAATTCCTCCGCAAGCTGCTGTTCGGCGGCGTGGCGATAGTCGAGAACCTGGAAGCGGCAATCGCCCTGCAGAAGCAAAACGACAAGCCTCTTCACCTGGTGACCCTGAACGGCGAAACCATACAGGACTACGCTGTCTCGGGCGGAGACGTGTCGGGTAAGCAAGCCGGGACCGCGCTGTTGACGCGTAAGCGGCGGATCGAGGAGATCGAGGCGGAGCTGGCGACAGCGTTGGCCGAGGTTGAGCAGTTGCAGAGTGATCTCGACGCCGGACAGGATACCTGCCGTCAGGCCGTGGAGGAGCGCGACCGCCTCGGGCAACAGCGGGCCGAGCTGGAGGAGGAGCTTGGCCGCCTGCGTTCGGAAAGCACCCGTCTGGAGCTGGATGCCGGCGCAGTGCGCACTGAAGGGGATTCCGCGGCCGGCCAGGCGACCCAGGCGCTGGAAAAATCGTCACAGCTGGCCGCAGAGCGCAGTGACCTGTTGGAGAAAGGTAAGGCGGCGCAAACCGAGCTGGCCAGTTACGAGCAAAAAATAGAGGATTCCCGCAGTAGCGTGGAGAGTGCGGAGCAGGTCCGTCAGGAGGACGGCGAGAACCTTCAGGAAGTGGGTATGCGCCTTACCGAGCGGCGCACCAGGCTGGGGGAACTGGAGAACAGTTACAGCCTGCTGGAACGGGAACACCGCACGGCGTCCGGTGAGTCGGAACGCCTGGAGCAGGAACTAGCGGGCCGGCATGAATTGCTGGCTCAACTGGACGCGCGCGAGGAAGAACTAAAGGCGCAACTTGACGAATCTTTCGGCAGACGGCAGGGGCTGCTCAAGGAGAGGGACGCCCACGAGCAGGGACTCAGCGGACTCCAGGCCGAGATTGGCGAGATCGACGGGACCCTGAACTCCATCCGCCGCGAACGCGAGCAGGCCAACGAGGACCGTCACCAACGGGAGCTGGAGCTGGAGCGGATCAACTCGCGTCGCTCATCGATTACCGAGCGCGTGCACGACAATTTCGGCCTCGCCATGGACAACCTGCCCGTCGATTTCGAATATTTCCCCAACGAGGAGGAGGCCGCCGGGCAGGAGACAGCCGACGCCGGACTGGTGGAAGAACTGCAGGAAAAGGTCCGCAAACTGGGACCGGTCAATGTGCTGGCAATCGAGGAATACGACCAGGAAAAAGAGCGTCTCGATTTCCTGACCAGGCAGCGCGACGACCTGGTGAGTGCACGCTCCAGCCTGCTCAAGCTGATCGAGGAAATCAACAGGACCGCCCGCGAGCGTTTTCTCGATACGTTCGCCAAGGTGCAGAACAATTTCCAGGATATCTTCACGTCGCTCTTCGAGGGCGGACAGGCGCATATCAGTCTGGCCGACGAGGACGATCCGCTGGAAAGCCCGATCGAGGTGATCGCCCGTCCGCGCGGCAAGAAGATGCTGGGCCTGAACTTGCTCTCCGGCGGTGAAAAAGCGCTGACTGCCCTGGCTCTGCTGTTCGCGATCTATACGGTCAAGCCATCGCCGTTCTGTATTCTCGACGAGGCTGACGCCCCGTTGGATGACGCCAATATCGACCGCTTTCTGACCATCATCCGCCGCTACGCGCGCAACACCCAGTTCATCATCGTTACCCACAACAAGCGGACCATGGAGTTCGCCGACTGCCTTTATGGTGTGACAATGCAGGATGCGGGTGTTTCCAAAGTAGTTTCCGTGAGCCTGTCGCAGGTGGGCGAGGGCGGACGGATCGAGCAGCCCGAACATCAACCCGTGGGCTGA
- a CDS encoding NAD(P)-binding protein gives MPKVVKGFKEETSTISYPEAIDEAGRCYLCHDAPCREASPVLTDVAGFISRMRSRNFRGALRLIKETNLFPGITCRVSPYDEQGEAACLHRKYGGPVRIAELERVLADYDRKSKRPYLPEVPESIGKNVAIVGSGPTGLSAAAELVLNGCKVIIYEAARVAGGVFTKGVPSYLISDEVIDHEVGSVLSLGVDLVTGINAGESINLTSIKQSFDALLLTIGMGRAKRLDLESCKKAGIFTGVEILESMKLKEKRLRLGEKILIVGGGNVSMDAAAALLKLEIEGVTVIYRRDREQMPVFESRFNMARHNGMKIMYRTVLEKIKCNDLGIIESVVLKKTELKEKDEGKVVAEVISGSEFEMEADTVIYAIGQQLDRDLVDQFSLETGGDGRIKVKPETNQTSDPFIYAAGSCVERINTITTAIAKGQQVARKLVRNMLEEDNRK, from the coding sequence ATGCCGAAAGTAGTCAAGGGCTTCAAAGAAGAAACCAGCACAATCAGCTATCCCGAGGCAATCGATGAGGCGGGACGCTGCTATTTATGCCACGACGCCCCCTGCCGCGAAGCCTCGCCCGTGCTGACCGATGTGGCCGGGTTTATCTCCCGGATGCGTTCGCGAAATTTCCGCGGCGCCTTGCGGCTGATCAAGGAAACCAATTTATTCCCCGGAATCACCTGCAGGGTCAGCCCGTACGATGAGCAGGGCGAGGCGGCCTGCCTGCATAGAAAATATGGCGGACCGGTCAGGATCGCCGAGCTGGAGCGGGTGCTGGCCGACTACGACCGCAAATCCAAACGGCCCTACCTTCCCGAGGTGCCCGAAAGTATCGGCAAGAACGTGGCCATTGTCGGCAGCGGCCCCACGGGACTGAGCGCGGCGGCGGAGCTGGTGCTCAACGGCTGCAAGGTGATTATCTACGAGGCGGCCAGGGTAGCCGGCGGCGTATTTACCAAAGGTGTGCCCAGTTACCTGATCAGTGATGAGGTGATCGACCACGAAGTCGGCAGCGTGCTGTCGCTGGGGGTCGACCTGGTCACCGGGATCAATGCCGGGGAGAGTATCAACCTCACCAGCATAAAGCAGAGTTTCGACGCCCTGCTGCTGACAATCGGGATGGGCCGGGCCAAACGCCTGGATCTCGAAAGCTGCAAGAAAGCGGGTATTTTCACCGGCGTGGAAATTCTGGAGTCGATGAAACTCAAGGAAAAAAGACTGCGGCTGGGCGAGAAGATTTTGATCGTCGGCGGCGGCAATGTCAGTATGGATGCGGCGGCCGCTCTGCTCAAGCTCGAGATCGAGGGAGTGACCGTGATCTACCGCCGCGACCGGGAGCAGATGCCGGTGTTCGAGTCCAGGTTCAACATGGCCCGGCACAACGGGATGAAAATCATGTACCGCACGGTCCTGGAAAAGATCAAATGCAATGATCTGGGAATAATCGAGAGCGTCGTGCTGAAGAAGACCGAACTGAAGGAAAAGGACGAGGGCAAGGTGGTGGCGGAAGTGATTTCTGGCAGCGAGTTCGAAATGGAAGCCGACACGGTGATCTACGCTATCGGCCAGCAGCTCGACCGGGACCTGGTGGACCAGTTCAGTCTCGAAACCGGCGGGGACGGCAGGATCAAGGTAAAGCCGGAAACAAACCAGACGAGCGACCCGTTTATTTATGCGGCCGGAAGCTGTGTCGAACGGATAAACACGATCACCACCGCAATTGCCAAGGGACAACAGGTTGCGCGCAAATTGGTGCGCAACATGCTGGAAGAAGATAACCGAAAGTAA
- a CDS encoding 4Fe-4S dicluster domain-containing protein — protein sequence MDVNLKVKFCGVNLVNPFIVSQVPPNGELETIKSQLAAGWGGVLLRSASLNVDPKKQTAAKMRQNAPLYRGVDYEEKRAIDLGWIEPEVPMTVEEAESVIGILKEEYPDRTVIGSMVGRSRDEWLKVSRRLSQAGADIIECDFSIPAEEENPVGPRIADDIRLMEKAARYVRGGARNTPIMFKIPGMLDEKEQVVDVLKAADAEGINLFYEPKGVPGINLTNFVPFPNVGAKSTLSVMGGSGTKPYTLGVLAEWGKINKGLDVSALGGAYDWRDCVEYILMGARLIQFHGAVLQRGVRLVDDLHSGVGDYLNEKMVSSLDKLVGKSLPFFTTPDKLPRSGRVVAAIDDKVCIRCGICYQACENLGYHAISLNNQRKPSIDKKNCMGDGLCVASCPVFNCMSLRRVSSK from the coding sequence ATGGACGTCAATCTCAAGGTCAAGTTCTGCGGTGTAAATCTTGTCAACCCGTTTATCGTTTCACAGGTGCCGCCAAACGGTGAGTTGGAAACGATTAAATCCCAACTCGCTGCCGGTTGGGGAGGTGTCCTGCTGCGCAGCGCGAGCCTGAATGTCGATCCCAAAAAGCAGACAGCCGCCAAGATGCGCCAGAACGCCCCGCTCTACCGGGGGGTTGACTACGAGGAAAAGAGGGCTATCGACCTGGGATGGATCGAACCCGAGGTGCCGATGACGGTCGAGGAGGCCGAGTCGGTGATCGGCATCCTGAAAGAGGAGTACCCGGACCGGACCGTGATCGGCTCGATGGTGGGCCGCAGCCGCGATGAGTGGTTGAAAGTCAGCCGCCGCCTGAGCCAGGCCGGAGCCGATATTATCGAGTGCGACTTTTCGATTCCAGCCGAGGAAGAAAACCCGGTTGGTCCCCGGATTGCCGACGATATCAGGCTGATGGAAAAAGCGGCCCGTTATGTGCGCGGGGGAGCGCGCAATACGCCGATCATGTTTAAAATTCCCGGCATGCTCGATGAGAAGGAACAGGTGGTGGATGTGCTAAAGGCGGCCGACGCCGAGGGAATTAACCTGTTCTACGAGCCGAAAGGTGTGCCGGGGATCAACCTGACCAACTTCGTCCCCTTCCCCAACGTGGGGGCCAAGAGCACGCTCAGCGTGATGGGCGGTTCCGGGACCAAGCCATATACGCTCGGAGTGCTGGCCGAATGGGGCAAGATCAACAAGGGACTGGACGTTTCAGCGCTGGGCGGGGCCTATGACTGGCGCGACTGCGTGGAGTATATCCTGATGGGCGCGCGGCTGATCCAGTTCCACGGGGCCGTGCTGCAGCGCGGCGTGCGCCTGGTTGACGACCTCCACAGCGGTGTGGGCGACTACCTGAACGAGAAAATGGTCTCCTCGCTCGACAAGCTGGTGGGTAAAAGCCTGCCGTTTTTCACCACTCCCGACAAGCTCCCCAGGAGCGGGCGCGTGGTTGCGGCTATCGATGACAAGGTCTGTATCCGCTGCGGCATCTGCTATCAGGCCTGCGAGAACCTGGGCTACCACGCGATCAGTCTCAACAACCAGCGCAAACCGTCGATCGACAAGAAGAATTGCATGGGCGACGGCCTGTGCGTGGCCTCGTGCCCGGTGTTCAACTGCATGAGCCTGCGACGGGTGTCATCCAAGTAG
- a CDS encoding TIGR01212 family radical SAM protein yields the protein MPANPHSEKRYRTFSAYLHDIFGCRVHKIGLDAGFTCPNRDGTCGTGGCSYCENESFSHYTSRKDAPPPLETQLRDGIAHMGRRFEAEKFIAYFQAYSNTHAPLESLKSTYDVILEFPEIVGLFISTRPDCTGEDVLDLVASYRDRHLTWLELGLQSASDRTLRKINRGHTVADFASAVERARSRGLPVCAHVILGLPGEGREQMMATAKLLASSGVESVKLHCLHVMEATALAESWRTGEVKLLEQEEYVGLVCDFLERLPPEVVVQRLAVDIQGNRLLGPRWCGGGKRETVRMIDQELERRDTRQGALLG from the coding sequence ATGCCAGCCAACCCTCACAGCGAAAAAAGATACCGCACGTTTTCCGCCTACCTCCACGACATATTCGGCTGCCGGGTGCATAAAATCGGCCTGGATGCCGGGTTCACCTGCCCTAACCGTGACGGGACCTGCGGCACCGGCGGATGCTCGTATTGCGAGAACGAAAGTTTCAGCCACTACACCAGCCGGAAAGATGCTCCTCCTCCGCTGGAAACGCAGCTGCGCGACGGAATCGCGCACATGGGACGCAGATTCGAAGCGGAAAAATTTATCGCCTACTTTCAGGCCTACAGTAATACTCACGCCCCGCTCGAGAGCTTAAAATCGACATACGATGTCATCCTGGAGTTCCCGGAAATCGTCGGGCTGTTTATCTCCACCCGCCCGGACTGCACCGGTGAGGATGTACTCGATCTGGTGGCTTCCTACCGCGACCGCCACCTGACCTGGCTCGAACTAGGTCTCCAGTCAGCCAGCGACCGGACCCTGCGCAAAATCAACCGGGGCCATACCGTGGCGGATTTCGCCTCAGCCGTGGAGCGCGCCCGGTCGCGCGGTCTGCCGGTCTGCGCCCACGTCATCCTGGGCCTGCCGGGAGAGGGCCGGGAACAGATGATGGCCACGGCGAAGCTGCTGGCGAGTTCCGGTGTGGAGTCCGTGAAACTGCATTGCCTGCACGTGATGGAAGCTACGGCGCTGGCTGAAAGCTGGCGCACTGGTGAGGTTAAACTGCTCGAGCAGGAGGAGTATGTCGGTCTGGTCTGCGATTTCCTGGAACGGCTGCCGCCGGAGGTGGTGGTTCAGCGGCTGGCGGTCGACATCCAGGGAAACCGTCTGCTGGGGCCACGCTGGTGCGGAGGCGGCAAGCGGGAAACCGTGCGGATGATAGACCAGGAACTGGAGCGACGTGACACCAGGCAGGGTGCGCTACTTGGATGA